The following proteins are encoded in a genomic region of Bacteroidota bacterium:
- a CDS encoding CusA/CzcA family heavy metal efflux RND transporter — translation MLDKIIAFSIKNKFIIALMTLALIVWGVWSATKLPIDAVPDITNNQVQIITVCPTLAGQEVEQLVTYPIEQSIANLPDLEELRSISRFGLSVITVVFDDKVDIYFARQLINERLKEAESKIPKGVGTPELAPVSTGLGEVYQYIIHPKKGSESKYTAMDLRTMQDWIVARQLYGTAGIAEVNSFGGQMKQYEVAVNPDRLIAMGITIPEIFVALEKNNENTGGAYIDKKPNAYFIRGVGLIGSFDDIKNIVVKTNPNGIPILIKDVAEVHLGSAVRYGAMTYNGEVDAVGGVVMMLKGANSADVVSRIKDKMSTIQKSLPKDVVIEPYLDRTDLVNRAISTVEKNLIEGALIVIFVLVLFLGNLRAGLIVASAIPLSMLFALGLMNVFGVSANLMSLGAIDFGLIVDGAVIIVEATLHHLGMRKAIGKLSQSEMDNEVFVSASKIRSSAAFGEIIILIVYIPILTLVGIEGKMFSPMAQTVSFAIIGALILSLTYIPMMCAAFLSKNVSHKQTLSDRMMNFFQRIYAPLLEKAIRFKKVIVGVTVAVFVVSVFLFSKMGGEFIPTLQEGDFAFHCILPQGTSLSQSLETSMQASRLIKEFDEVKMVVGKTGAAEVPTDPMPPEATDMMIILKPQSEWKRDVSYDELAEEFEERLNTIPGVFFEKNQPIQMRFNELMTGIRQDVAVKIFGENMDTLLNYANKVNSVVQSVDGATEPSVERVAGLPQIVIKYNRSQIANYGLNIEDINHIVSTSFAGGSAGVVYENERKFELVVRLDSTHRNNIDDVSHLYIPTTNGTQIPLSQVAEIKMELGPAQISREDGKRRIVVGFNIKGRDVESVVTDIQKELNEKVKLPEGYYYTYGGTFENLQAASKRLMIALPVALALIFMLLYFTFSSVKQAALIYTAIPMSAIGGVFALLIRDMPFSISAGIGFIALFGVAVLNGIVLIGTFNQLEKDGMTDIIQRIKEGTKIRLRPVLMTATVASLGFLPMALSHGAGAEVQKPLATVVIGGLLTATFLTLFVLPLLYVLFSSKRKINISTASILVFALLSFNVANAQSPTTKSISVDDAITTALKNNLELQSQQLNVQSSTILKKSVFELPKTNVNFQFGQYNSINQDKAFQVSQSIPFPTYYSAKSSLYKAELQGSQLQQQATANEIKAQVQYWFYQLQYLQTTKKQLQSLDSLYNDFVSAAALRYKTGETNLLEKTTAETKRGQLSQLLKQNETDFATAYNSLKTLMNTSEDFTITVNENWQPLVLSSSFDTTLIANNPSLKVLYQQSVIAEQNKKLETASTLPDFNVGYFNQSLIGVQNINGADVNFDGSKRFQGFNVGISIPITFFSNASKIKSLDYKQQALQKEADNGKLILQTQLQNAFQQYSQNLSQYNYYKSTALPNAEIIISTAKVGFKSGDIGYIEYLQALQTATDVQLNYLQSINLINQSIVNINFLINK, via the coding sequence ATGTTAGACAAAATAATTGCGTTCAGCATAAAAAATAAATTCATCATTGCACTGATGACACTTGCACTCATTGTTTGGGGAGTGTGGAGTGCAACTAAACTGCCTATTGATGCAGTTCCCGACATCACCAACAATCAAGTGCAAATCATTACGGTTTGCCCAACCCTTGCAGGACAAGAGGTTGAACAGTTGGTAACTTACCCAATAGAACAAAGCATTGCCAACCTTCCCGACTTAGAAGAACTGCGGAGCATTTCCCGTTTCGGACTTTCGGTAATTACCGTTGTGTTTGACGATAAAGTGGACATCTACTTTGCCCGACAACTGATTAACGAACGACTAAAGGAAGCCGAAAGCAAAATCCCCAAAGGTGTTGGCACACCAGAATTAGCACCAGTTAGCACAGGTTTGGGCGAAGTGTATCAATACATTATTCACCCAAAAAAGGGAAGCGAAAGCAAATACACAGCTATGGATTTGCGAACAATGCAAGACTGGATTGTTGCCCGACAGCTTTACGGAACAGCAGGAATTGCAGAGGTAAACAGTTTTGGCGGACAAATGAAACAATATGAAGTTGCGGTAAATCCCGACCGACTTATTGCAATGGGAATAACCATTCCCGAAATTTTTGTTGCTTTAGAAAAGAACAACGAAAACACTGGTGGGGCATACATTGACAAAAAACCAAACGCTTATTTTATTCGTGGTGTGGGTTTGATTGGTTCGTTTGACGACATCAAAAACATTGTGGTAAAAACAAATCCAAACGGCATTCCTATTTTAATAAAAGATGTTGCCGAAGTGCATTTAGGCAGTGCCGTGCGATATGGTGCAATGACTTACAACGGTGAAGTAGATGCAGTAGGCGGTGTAGTAATGATGCTAAAAGGTGCAAATAGTGCCGATGTTGTAAGCCGTATTAAAGATAAAATGTCAACCATTCAAAAATCATTGCCAAAAGATGTAGTAATAGAACCCTATTTAGATAGAACTGATTTGGTAAACCGTGCAATTTCAACGGTAGAAAAAAACCTGATTGAAGGAGCTTTAATAGTAATCTTCGTTTTAGTTCTGTTTCTTGGAAATCTTCGTGCAGGGTTGATTGTAGCTTCTGCCATTCCTTTATCAATGTTGTTTGCTTTGGGCTTAATGAATGTATTTGGCGTAAGTGCCAACCTAATGAGCTTAGGAGCAATTGACTTTGGTCTAATTGTGGACGGTGCAGTAATTATTGTAGAAGCCACTTTACACCATTTAGGAATGCGAAAAGCCATCGGCAAACTTTCACAATCAGAAATGGATAATGAAGTTTTCGTTTCCGCATCTAAAATCCGAAGCAGTGCCGCTTTTGGCGAAATAATTATCCTTATTGTTTACATTCCAATTCTTACCTTGGTAGGTATCGAGGGCAAAATGTTTAGCCCAATGGCTCAAACGGTTTCTTTCGCCATTATTGGAGCGTTGATTTTATCACTTACCTACATTCCAATGATGTGTGCAGCGTTCCTTTCTAAAAACGTTTCGCACAAGCAAACATTGAGCGATAGAATGATGAACTTTTTCCAACGCATTTATGCACCACTTTTAGAAAAAGCAATCCGTTTCAAAAAAGTAATTGTAGGTGTAACAGTTGCCGTATTTGTAGTTTCTGTTTTTCTGTTTTCAAAAATGGGCGGTGAGTTTATCCCAACCTTACAGGAAGGCGATTTTGCTTTTCATTGCATATTACCGCAAGGCACATCACTTTCACAAAGTTTAGAAACCTCAATGCAAGCATCAAGACTTATCAAAGAATTTGACGAGGTAAAAATGGTAGTTGGCAAAACAGGTGCTGCCGAAGTTCCCACCGACCCAATGCCACCCGAAGCAACGGATATGATGATAATTTTGAAACCACAAAGCGAATGGAAACGTGATGTTTCTTATGATGAATTGGCAGAAGAGTTTGAAGAAAGATTAAACACAATCCCTGGGGTATTCTTTGAAAAGAACCAACCCATACAAATGCGGTTCAACGAACTTATGACAGGTATTCGCCAAGACGTTGCAGTAAAAATATTTGGTGAAAATATGGACACACTTTTAAACTATGCCAATAAAGTAAATTCAGTTGTGCAAAGTGTGGACGGTGCAACAGAACCAAGTGTTGAACGTGTTGCAGGACTTCCGCAAATCGTAATCAAATACAATCGTTCTCAAATTGCCAATTACGGGTTGAATATTGAGGACATCAACCACATTGTTTCTACTTCTTTTGCTGGAGGAAGTGCAGGAGTTGTTTATGAAAATGAACGCAAATTTGAATTAGTAGTTCGTCTTGACAGCACACACCGCAACAACATTGACGATGTGAGCCATTTGTATATCCCAACTACCAACGGAACGCAAATTCCATTATCCCAAGTTGCAGAAATCAAAATGGAATTGGGGCCTGCACAAATTAGCCGTGAAGATGGCAAACGTAGAATAGTGGTGGGCTTCAACATCAAAGGCAGAGATGTAGAAAGTGTAGTTACCGACATACAAAAAGAACTGAATGAAAAAGTAAAATTACCCGAAGGTTATTATTACACCTATGGAGGAACATTTGAAAACCTACAAGCAGCATCTAAGCGACTAATGATTGCTTTGCCAGTAGCTTTAGCACTCATTTTTATGTTGCTCTATTTCACGTTCAGTTCAGTAAAACAGGCAGCTCTAATTTATACCGCCATTCCAATGAGTGCAATTGGTGGTGTATTCGCTTTGCTCATTCGTGATATGCCTTTCAGCATTTCGGCAGGTATTGGCTTTATTGCATTGTTCGGTGTAGCAGTCTTAAACGGAATAGTGCTGATTGGAACTTTCAACCAATTGGAAAAAGATGGAATGACAGACATAATCCAACGCATAAAAGAAGGAACTAAAATCCGTTTGCGACCTGTGTTAATGACTGCCACCGTTGCATCATTGGGATTTTTACCAATGGCACTTTCACACGGTGCAGGAGCAGAAGTGCAAAAACCATTGGCAACCGTTGTAATAGGCGGTTTGCTTACAGCAACTTTCTTAACTCTATTTGTTTTGCCTTTGTTGTATGTTCTATTTTCATCTAAAAGAAAAATCAATATTTCAACGGCAAGCATTTTAGTTTTTGCTTTGCTTTCTTTTAATGTTGCCAATGCACAATCGCCAACAACAAAGAGTATTTCTGTTGATGATGCAATAACCACAGCATTGAAAAATAATTTGGAATTACAATCGCAACAACTCAATGTACAATCTTCTACCATCTTGAAAAAATCAGTGTTTGAATTACCTAAAACAAATGTCAATTTCCAGTTTGGGCAATACAACAGCATTAATCAGGACAAGGCTTTTCAGGTTTCGCAAAGTATTCCATTCCCTACTTACTATTCCGCAAAATCAAGTTTGTATAAAGCAGAATTGCAAGGTAGCCAATTGCAACAGCAAGCCACCGCCAACGAAATAAAAGCACAGGTTCAATATTGGTTTTATCAGTTGCAGTATTTGCAAACAACTAAAAAGCAACTGCAATCTTTAGACAGTTTGTATAATGATTTTGTGAGTGCAGCAGCATTGCGATACAAAACAGGTGAAACAAATTTGTTGGAGAAAACCACAGCCGAAACCAAGCGGGGACAACTTTCACAGTTGCTCAAACAAAACGAAACAGATTTTGCAACGGCTTACAATTCCCTTAAAACACTAATGAATACAAGCGAAGATTTTACAATAACCGTAAATGAAAATTGGCAACCGCTTGTTTTAAGCAGTTCGTTTGACACAACCCTAATTGCAAATAATCCATCGCTTAAAGTATTGTATCAGCAATCAGTAATTGCAGAACAAAACAAAAAGTTAGAAACGGCTTCTACATTGCCCGATTTTAATGTGGGTTATTTCAACCAGTCGTTAATCGGAGTGCAAAACATCAATGGAGCAGATGTAAATTTTGACGGTAGCAAACGCTTTCAGGGTTTTAATGTAGGTATCAGTATTCCTATTACATTTTTCAGCAACGCTTCAAAAATAAAATCGCTTGACTATAAACAACAAGCATTGCAAAAAGAAGCCGACAACGGAAAACTGATTTTACAAACCCAATTGCAAAATGCTTTTCAGCAATACAGTCAAAATTTGTCGCAATACAACTACTACAAATCAACCGCTTTGCCCAATGCCGAAATAATTATCAGCACCGCAAAGGTTGGTTTCAAAAGTGGCGACATTGGTTACATTGAATATTTGCAAGCCTTACAAACCGCTACCGATGTGCAGTTAAATTATCTGCAATCCATCAATCTAATTAACCAATCCATTGTCAACATCAATTTCTTAATCAATAAATAA
- a CDS encoding transcriptional repressor, giving the protein MTTSNLETKLHQKGINPTAMRLLVLEKLSQQKFAISHKDLTALFDRADNTTLFRTLKTFLKHKLIHTIEDGTGLIKYALCQEGCTCSPNDLHSHFHCTRCKQTFCLAETVIPTMSLPKNFILKEINLLLKGICDTCN; this is encoded by the coding sequence ATGACTACATCAAATTTAGAAACCAAGTTACATCAAAAAGGCATTAACCCTACGGCTATGCGTTTGTTGGTTTTAGAAAAACTAAGCCAGCAAAAATTTGCTATTAGTCATAAAGATCTAACTGCACTTTTTGATAGAGCAGATAATACAACCTTATTTAGAACACTTAAAACATTCTTAAAACATAAACTTATTCATACCATTGAAGATGGCACAGGACTTATTAAGTATGCACTTTGTCAAGAAGGTTGTACTTGTAGCCCTAACGATTTGCACAGTCATTTTCATTGTACCCGTTGCAAACAAACTTTTTGCCTTGCTGAAACTGTAATCCCAACAATGAGTTTACCTAAAAACTTTATTTTGAAGGAAATAAATTTGCTTCTAAAAGGTATTTGTGATACTTGTAATTAG
- a CDS encoding AAA family ATPase, whose product MKIKELQLHNFKFFTDTDNKLNIDSKNVLIWGENGSGKSSIYWAIYTLLQCSYKDQQGIDNYFTENHEKNLLNIHKPTGDPAFIQMILDDGTAHKIALADYSVIGDIKVQLSAVSSDFINYQVLASFLSFYHRDDPVLFEMFEEEIFRYLQFNPVAPYTYAFFNDAWEELKKPLVKTLVGKTQKYPNPQSTTYINKNNLKNAFNIQLATLLGNVTTKANQILQDPDGFNLDIEIELAFREYDFEVSNRNSDYRETMPQIFLKVRRYNGLVDVVKKPHSFLNEAKKTAIGLAIRLGILERRLLADKLNVLALDDLLISLDMSNREVVLRLLFKEYQTNYQLLIFTHDKQFFNIAKHKIEHSTFKANWKFWEFYVNEKVAAIPKPRLFEDETELSRALYHLAESDYPASVNYLRKHTEKLLEKYLPQHLYANIDKEEPNSNYTLDSMLNRAVIFFQKISQPIVVACLVDLKQYVKILLNPLSHTERGVQRHKGEIKAVIKTLDDLETAFSNAEFKVHLKTGQLVTLTLVKNATIYYEIDVRLLEEMFWFKDGADTKFTVCKSESTQIREFENNILKEDKKFNHYKDLPLAELYTQIAEHNAFQIAVIPNWEILYKKADGTALNALPII is encoded by the coding sequence ATGAAGATTAAAGAACTACAACTGCACAATTTTAAATTCTTTACCGATACAGATAACAAGCTGAATATCGACAGTAAAAATGTGCTGATTTGGGGCGAAAATGGTAGCGGAAAATCTTCTATCTATTGGGCTATTTATACATTATTGCAATGCAGCTACAAAGATCAACAAGGAATTGATAATTACTTTACTGAAAACCACGAAAAGAACCTATTAAACATACACAAGCCCACAGGCGACCCTGCTTTTATTCAAATGATATTGGATGATGGCACAGCTCACAAAATTGCTTTAGCTGATTATAGTGTAATAGGGGATATAAAGGTGCAGTTGAGTGCAGTAAGTAGCGATTTTATAAATTATCAAGTATTGGCAAGTTTCCTTAGCTTTTACCATAGAGATGATCCTGTTTTGTTTGAAATGTTTGAAGAGGAAATTTTCCGCTATTTACAATTCAATCCTGTTGCACCTTACACGTATGCTTTCTTTAACGATGCTTGGGAAGAACTAAAAAAGCCATTGGTAAAAACCCTTGTTGGTAAAACACAAAAATATCCAAACCCCCAATCAACAACCTATATCAATAAAAACAACCTTAAAAATGCTTTCAATATTCAGTTGGCAACCTTGTTGGGTAATGTAACCACAAAAGCCAATCAAATTTTGCAAGACCCCGATGGGTTTAATTTGGACATAGAAATTGAGTTAGCTTTTAGGGAATATGATTTTGAAGTTTCTAACAGAAATTCAGACTACAGAGAAACAATGCCTCAAATATTTTTGAAAGTAAGGCGGTACAATGGTTTGGTAGATGTTGTAAAAAAACCTCATTCTTTTTTAAATGAAGCAAAGAAAACCGCCATTGGTTTAGCCATAAGATTAGGAATATTAGAAAGACGTTTATTAGCCGACAAATTGAATGTATTGGCATTAGACGATTTGTTGATTAGTTTGGATATGAGCAACAGAGAAGTTGTTTTAAGGCTATTATTTAAAGAATATCAGACCAATTATCAGCTATTAATCTTTACCCACGATAAACAGTTTTTCAATATTGCAAAGCATAAAATAGAACACAGCACATTCAAGGCTAATTGGAAATTTTGGGAGTTTTATGTAAACGAAAAAGTAGCAGCCATTCCAAAACCACGACTTTTTGAAGATGAAACCGAATTGTCAAGAGCCTTATACCATTTGGCAGAAAGTGATTATCCGGCATCAGTAAATTATTTACGAAAGCATACCGAAAAACTGTTAGAGAAATACCTGCCACAGCATCTTTATGCTAACATTGATAAAGAAGAGCCAAACAGTAACTATACTTTAGATTCAATGCTCAACAGGGCTGTGATTTTTTTCCAAAAAATTAGCCAGCCTATTGTGGTGGCTTGTTTAGTGGATTTAAAGCAGTACGTTAAAATATTACTAAACCCACTATCTCATACAGAACGTGGTGTACAAAGGCACAAGGGGGAGATTAAAGCTGTTATTAAAACTTTAGATGATTTAGAAACAGCGTTTTCAAATGCAGAGTTTAAAGTACATCTTAAAACAGGACAACTTGTTACACTTACATTGGTTAAAAATGCAACTATTTATTATGAAATTGATGTAAGGCTGTTAGAAGAAATGTTTTGGTTCAAAGACGGTGCAGATACAAAGTTTACTGTATGCAAATCAGAATCTACACAGATACGAGAATTTGAAAACAACATTTTAAAAGAAGATAAAAAATTCAATCATTACAAAGATTTGCCACTTGCAGAATTATACACACAAATAGCAGAGCATAATGCTTTTCAAATTGCTGTTATTCCCAACTGGGAAATACTGTATAAAAAAGCAGATGGTACAGCTTTAAATGCACTGCCAATTATTTAA
- a CDS encoding Eco57I restriction-modification methylase domain-containing protein: protein MQEKDIKNILTDTYDFEKWHRVIDFVFPNVNFENSIVQLDDTSNKTKYIHQKGDIQLTDGKKIIILEVGIKKENKIAKTKVGFHNLTAKFIDQANNHGILVFYVSEDKTQVDYRLSLICKESRFNEDGTFEEFKTNPKRYTYLLGQNETGTTAAKRLKELAAKKNGFDFELKDVVDAFSVEKLNDEFFRKYKEQFQIFNNYLIEDAKVRYDIFEIDRNEKDTDKVVNELPIRDFTKKLLGRLVFLYFLQRKGWMGVITPASGKDVVWKSGYADFIHKLFREAKHQSKFHSKYLTELFYNTLNNENRVNFVFLIDKKSPFADGVNRSVPYLNGGLFDDDFPKGNAIDFPEKLFENLFEFLEQYNFTIDENSPEDHEVGIDPEMLGHIFENLLEDNRDKGAYYTPKEVVHYMSQQSIIEYLNHNLNYYSSDVEEFIKANVVSDYIIKEHSKIEKLLKEVKVCDPAIGSGAFPMGVLKVIYTALHNLHNAINPTKKFNEAKTKKDIIQKSIYGVDLERGAVDIARLRFWLALVVDEDVPQPLPNLDYKIMQGNSILEKFEDVDLSSLLKEDTDNEIITAHNGQVELVGFGRNQSVFVFDSTTKEEFQSLLDLYFDFKVDKSHKYKSKKEVKKKINAIIEGKLKAKFALDKIKYQDKLAEKQSHLKANTIYAYDPKGIQDKKQKAIEKLNKEIEFLEYKIAHLVDILNRLNRWEHQEKERPYFLWHTYFKDVFDNGKFDIIIGNPPYIKEYTNKSAFDGIRDSAYYMGKMDIWYFFACFCIDMLKDNGGIQCFIAQSNWITSSGAAKLRNKIVQETEMLSFIDFGNYKVFQSAGIQTMIYVVKKTATPPTQYTTKYARLLVDNIDKTFLDYFLQSENVAQHENFEKLQFEFVPANYVDGYITFANDINDNILKKIQSVEYIKLTEKEVAQGIVPNPDVVNTRNFKRFSKEDVLNNKIEVGDGVFVVKKGTFDALDEIEKKYVKPIFEPNEVHRYKFIDNYETEIIYITKKNYKNDAPSLIEHLAKFKPIMEERRENQKGTLDFFHLHWPRDEFYFEEGEKILSVRKCDRPTFIYSKQSAYVMMAFNIIKTERVNLKFLTALLNSKLIAFWLKNKGKMQGNNYQIDKEPLLEIPIVTTDKQQIFATLVDYILLVHQPRKEQLIKYIGNDLIIHSFEEVIDQAFYELYFGNEPEMQELKVLQHLEDIKPISEEFTDEDIETVVKFYHSIQEQKSPIRSVLLKANIVSKDIVGIINATIS, encoded by the coding sequence ATGCAAGAGAAGGACATAAAAAATATACTCACCGATACTTATGACTTTGAAAAATGGCATAGGGTTATTGATTTTGTTTTCCCTAATGTGAACTTTGAAAACTCAATAGTTCAGTTAGATGATACAAGCAATAAAACTAAGTACATTCATCAAAAGGGTGATATACAGCTAACCGATGGTAAGAAGATTATCATACTGGAAGTTGGTATTAAAAAGGAAAATAAAATAGCGAAAACCAAAGTTGGTTTTCACAACCTAACAGCTAAGTTTATTGACCAAGCCAATAACCACGGTATTTTGGTTTTTTATGTTTCCGAAGATAAAACCCAAGTGGATTATCGTCTTTCACTTATCTGCAAAGAATCAAGGTTTAATGAGGATGGCACATTTGAAGAGTTTAAAACCAACCCTAAACGCTATACTTACCTATTAGGACAAAACGAAACAGGCACTACTGCTGCAAAGCGTTTAAAAGAATTAGCAGCAAAGAAAAACGGATTCGATTTTGAGTTAAAAGATGTTGTTGATGCTTTCTCTGTAGAAAAATTAAACGATGAGTTTTTTAGAAAATACAAAGAGCAATTTCAAATTTTCAATAACTACCTTATAGAAGATGCAAAAGTTAGGTACGATATTTTTGAAATTGATAGAAATGAAAAAGACACAGATAAAGTTGTAAACGAACTGCCTATCCGTGATTTTACAAAAAAACTATTAGGGCGTTTGGTATTCCTCTATTTCCTGCAACGTAAAGGATGGATGGGAGTAATTACACCAGCTTCAGGTAAAGATGTTGTTTGGAAAAGTGGTTATGCAGATTTTATTCATAAGTTATTCAGAGAAGCTAAACATCAATCCAAATTTCACAGCAAATATTTAACCGAGCTATTTTACAATACACTCAACAATGAAAACAGGGTAAACTTTGTTTTCTTAATTGATAAAAAATCACCTTTTGCAGATGGAGTAAACAGAAGTGTTCCATACTTAAATGGTGGTTTGTTTGATGATGATTTTCCCAAAGGAAATGCAATTGATTTTCCCGAAAAGTTATTTGAAAATCTATTTGAGTTTTTGGAGCAATACAATTTTACTATTGATGAAAACAGCCCCGAAGACCACGAAGTAGGTATTGATCCCGAAATGTTGGGTCATATTTTTGAAAATCTACTTGAAGACAATAGAGATAAAGGAGCATACTACACCCCTAAAGAAGTGGTACATTATATGAGCCAACAAAGCATCATTGAGTACCTCAACCACAATCTGAATTACTACTCTTCTGATGTGGAGGAGTTTATTAAAGCCAATGTAGTTTCTGATTATATCATAAAAGAGCATAGCAAAATTGAGAAGCTATTAAAGGAAGTAAAAGTTTGCGACCCTGCCATTGGTTCAGGTGCATTCCCTATGGGTGTTTTAAAAGTTATTTATACTGCCTTACACAATTTGCACAATGCTATAAATCCAACTAAAAAGTTCAACGAAGCCAAAACTAAAAAAGACATCATACAAAAAAGTATTTATGGTGTGGATTTGGAACGTGGAGCGGTGGACATAGCCCGTTTGCGTTTTTGGTTGGCTCTGGTGGTAGATGAAGATGTGCCACAACCTTTGCCAAATCTTGACTATAAAATTATGCAAGGAAATAGCATCTTAGAAAAATTTGAGGATGTGGATTTGAGTAGTTTATTGAAAGAAGATACCGACAATGAAATTATTACAGCACACAATGGACAGGTAGAATTAGTAGGCTTCGGCAGAAATCAAAGTGTATTTGTTTTTGATAGCACTACCAAAGAGGAGTTTCAAAGCCTGTTAGATTTATACTTCGATTTTAAAGTTGATAAATCACATAAATACAAGTCTAAAAAAGAAGTAAAGAAAAAAATCAATGCAATTATTGAAGGCAAGCTAAAAGCTAAATTTGCATTAGATAAAATAAAGTATCAAGATAAGTTAGCAGAAAAACAAAGCCATTTAAAAGCTAATACAATTTATGCTTACGACCCTAAAGGCATTCAGGATAAGAAACAAAAAGCCATTGAAAAACTGAATAAGGAAATTGAGTTTTTAGAATACAAAATTGCTCATTTGGTGGATATTTTAAACCGCTTAAACCGTTGGGAACATCAGGAAAAAGAAAGACCCTATTTTTTATGGCATACCTACTTTAAAGATGTGTTTGATAACGGCAAGTTCGACATCATTATTGGTAACCCACCTTACATAAAAGAATACACCAACAAAAGTGCTTTTGATGGCATAAGAGATAGTGCCTACTATATGGGCAAAATGGATATTTGGTACTTCTTTGCTTGCTTCTGTATAGATATGCTTAAAGACAATGGAGGTATACAATGTTTTATAGCACAAAGCAATTGGATTACCAGTAGTGGTGCTGCCAAGCTACGCAACAAAATAGTACAGGAAACCGAAATGCTTTCCTTTATTGATTTTGGCAACTATAAAGTATTTCAAAGTGCCGGTATTCAAACTATGATTTATGTAGTAAAAAAAACCGCCACACCACCAACACAATATACCACCAAGTATGCAAGGCTTTTGGTGGATAATATTGATAAAACCTTTTTAGATTATTTCCTGCAATCAGAAAATGTTGCACAACACGAAAACTTTGAAAAACTACAATTTGAATTTGTACCAGCCAATTATGTAGATGGCTACATCACTTTTGCCAACGATATTAACGACAATATTTTAAAGAAAATTCAAAGTGTAGAATATATAAAACTCACTGAAAAAGAAGTTGCACAAGGTATTGTTCCGAATCCTGATGTTGTTAACACAAGGAATTTTAAACGGTTCTCTAAAGAGGATGTTTTGAATAACAAAATTGAAGTAGGCGATGGTGTATTTGTTGTAAAAAAGGGAACATTTGACGCATTAGATGAAATTGAAAAAAAGTATGTAAAGCCAATTTTTGAACCTAATGAAGTGCATAGATACAAGTTCATTGATAATTACGAAACAGAGATAATCTATATTACAAAGAAGAACTACAAAAATGATGCACCCAGTTTAATTGAACATTTAGCCAAGTTCAAGCCGATAATGGAAGAAAGAAGAGAAAACCAAAAAGGCACATTAGATTTCTTCCATTTACATTGGCCAAGAGATGAGTTTTATTTTGAGGAAGGAGAAAAAATACTAAGCGTTAGAAAGTGTGATAGACCAACATTTATTTACTCTAAACAAAGTGCCTATGTAATGATGGCATTTAATATTATTAAGACCGAAAGAGTAAATCTTAAATTTCTCACTGCCTTACTTAATAGCAAGCTCATAGCCTTTTGGTTAAAAAACAAAGGCAAAATGCAAGGCAACAATTACCAAATAGACAAAGAGCCTTTATTGGAAATCCCAATTGTAACCACAGATAAACAACAAATCTTTGCCACACTGGTAGATTATATTTTGTTGGTGCATCAGCCACGGAAAGAGCAATTAATAAAATACATTGGCAACGATTTAATCATTCACTCATTTGAGGAAGTAATAGACCAGGCTTTTTACGAATTGTATTTTGGCAATGAACCTGAAATGCAAGAGTTAAAAGTATTGCAGCATTTGGAAGATATAAAGCCCATTTCAGAAGAGTTTACCGATGAAGATATTGAAACAGTAGTAAAGTTTTACCATAGCATACAAGAGCAAAAAAGCCCCATTCGTAGTGTGTTGCTAAAAGCAAATATTGTAAGCAAAGATATTGTAGGCATTATAAACGCAACCATCAGCTAA